Proteins from a single region of Luteolibacter sp. Y139:
- a CDS encoding glycosyltransferase, with protein sequence MFPFDRLIRVMDEWTAAQGRTDVFAQIGNGTYEPKHMKWTRKLDQLDFAKTVQDSELIVAHAGMGSVIMADQYAKPIVLLPRIQEQGEHTTDHQIATAAWLRGKPGIHVADTDADLPPSIELAFATARDTSGKWASAANPEFLTKIRQYVLDSL encoded by the coding sequence ATGTTTCCCTTCGACCGCCTGATCCGCGTCATGGACGAGTGGACGGCAGCCCAAGGCCGCACCGACGTCTTCGCCCAGATCGGCAACGGCACCTATGAGCCGAAGCACATGAAATGGACGCGCAAGCTCGACCAGCTCGACTTCGCCAAGACCGTCCAGGACTCCGAGCTCATCGTCGCCCACGCTGGCATGGGTTCCGTCATCATGGCGGACCAGTATGCCAAGCCCATCGTGCTGCTCCCCCGCATTCAGGAACAGGGCGAGCACACCACCGATCACCAGATCGCCACCGCTGCATGGCTTCGCGGCAAACCCGGCATCCATGTTGCTGACACCGATGCCGACCTCCCGCCGTCCATCGAACTCGCCTTCGCCACCGCCCGCGATACCTCGGGCAAGTGGGCCTCCGCCGCCAATCCCGAGTTCCTGACCAAGATCCGTCAATACGTTCTCGATTCTCTCTAA
- a CDS encoding fibronectin type III domain-containing protein — MSHLRSLRLLASFLLGSVAISQGALPGVDAPVPVAPYFGGVFPSSPPGDPSGWSVVNAFPNLTFVDPMVIREIPGQNQFLVVAKNGEIWRMPKSSTTTMAQRTKVLDLTAATQTSEDQGFYNLVFHPKFGQAGQVGENYVYVCYSRKGVMGTSTPDASYWVVSRFTWVPATGLLDPNSELVMMSQFDPHRFHQGGAMFFSNEGYLHISVGDGGASADTFNNAQKLNMGFFSGILRLDVDYYPGKPGSHAIIRQPQDDPTWSYLNVSMARPAGWPASYSQGYGIPNDNPWQSPSGAALEEFYAIGLRSPHAAHYDPPTGEIWVGDVGQTSWEELDRVVKGSNCQWSYKEGPEQSTFRTDPNTLVDVETPPTYTYPHDNTGNACIIGGMRYRSTRWPALTGKVLFGDNMSGRVWNMTVPSGGGSPVVTEMLTAFGSAKQGLANFCTDSAGEIYMMDLAGVNNPGGRIMKLAEPVVSAEPPTLLSQTGVFTNLATLTPAGGVIPYDVPNALWSDGAHKRRWIIAPNDGAFNSTAEDIVFSPKGSWTFPAGTVFVKHFEVPIDANNPNLVKRLETRFLICTAGGGKYGITYKWNAAGTDATLMTTGLDETYSYNTGSGTEQRTWSYPSRGNCLVCHNDVAGQALGVRTATLNSNIYYPSTGRIANQLDTFNSLGMFDVTLTTQQIEDSVEARSLDDTTAPLEHRIHSYIDTNCAHCHQPGGPGEGFDARLATSLVEENLINVIPTRYEELGANGRYIKPGNPSLSAVYVRDAAVGNGDQMPPLAKNMVHAQGVSALQTYIQGLTDSEFQPSMGPGPQARYVRLKSITGRRRYAAVAEFSILDANGERIPANQVTASYLRENGSGGFEPGQVVGGSEVSEATDGNDGSSTNFWQSPSVGGNSAPNHPHYLVFDLGAAREVGGYKYFPRLTSEDGRIFQYQVDYSVDGTTWTTWDAGTWPNVATAQEFNPGYNKRPARVQVAGPTAQVMGPFDVTIVFDMEVENFAASDIVVTGGTVQKLRGSGYYYVARISPSSGATNVQVSIPANSADPIFKTGKGRLGKGSRASTPLSLAVVPDTIVPTQPPNLAADPNIQSVALTWGTSTDNVGVTGYRIRRGTQVVATVQGNSYTDTGLDPATAYLYRVAAVDDAGNLSPEAQINTTTDPDVTSPSVPGSLAADPTETTVALTWAASTDNVAVDEYRIMRGAIVLATVEGLSYQDTGLADGTAYTYKVIAIDTSGNESAAATLPVTTDLDTAAPGAPVNLAAQKFVTAIHLTWTAPFDNVGVTSYQVSRDGHAIATISGTSYDDDDLDPNTAYSYQVRALDARDNISAAATVSATTDPDTVAPTTPGDLAGTPDMNSIQLTWLASTDPVGSGVDRYRISRNGNVVGTATGLSFNDTGLQVGIEYHYQVVAIDEANNVSPPASLTIATLSDSENPTPPGNLTAEADYAAVNLSWTAATDNVGVTGYEIHRSGQEAPVATVTTLGYSVTGLASGTAYTFEVRAKDAAGRLSTPATVTKTTLGFTDWLTAHGLAGQTSADSDHGGLDNFAEFRLGMDPSDPRDDLTFRLMSTLGATSIQIVCPELKAGGTYYLQASNNLVDIAAVGNRILTLTPEQIAVMPAEQRDHYVVQVPITGAKKFVVLIFEPLPE, encoded by the coding sequence ATGTCACACCTGCGGAGCTTGCGTCTGCTCGCGTCGTTCCTTCTCGGAAGCGTGGCGATATCCCAAGGTGCTCTTCCCGGCGTCGACGCGCCGGTCCCGGTAGCCCCCTACTTCGGTGGGGTCTTTCCGTCCTCTCCTCCCGGTGATCCATCGGGCTGGTCGGTCGTCAATGCCTTCCCGAACCTGACCTTCGTCGATCCGATGGTGATCAGGGAGATTCCGGGGCAGAACCAGTTCCTGGTGGTCGCCAAGAACGGCGAGATCTGGCGCATGCCAAAGAGCTCCACGACCACCATGGCCCAGCGCACGAAGGTGCTGGATCTAACAGCTGCGACGCAGACTTCGGAGGACCAGGGCTTCTACAATCTCGTCTTCCATCCGAAGTTCGGACAAGCGGGCCAAGTGGGCGAGAACTACGTCTACGTCTGCTATAGCCGCAAGGGCGTGATGGGGACCAGCACCCCGGATGCGAGCTACTGGGTGGTCTCGCGTTTCACGTGGGTGCCGGCGACGGGGCTGCTCGATCCGAATTCCGAGCTGGTCATGATGTCCCAGTTCGATCCGCACCGCTTCCACCAGGGTGGAGCGATGTTCTTCAGCAACGAGGGCTATCTCCACATTTCGGTCGGAGACGGTGGTGCGAGCGCGGATACCTTCAACAATGCCCAGAAGCTCAACATGGGCTTTTTCTCCGGCATCCTGCGGCTCGATGTGGACTACTATCCGGGCAAGCCGGGTTCCCATGCGATCATCCGGCAGCCGCAGGATGATCCGACGTGGAGCTACCTCAATGTCTCGATGGCGCGTCCGGCGGGATGGCCAGCCAGCTATTCACAGGGCTACGGCATTCCCAATGACAATCCCTGGCAGAGTCCCAGCGGTGCCGCGCTCGAGGAGTTCTATGCCATCGGCCTGCGCAGCCCGCATGCGGCTCACTATGACCCGCCTACCGGTGAAATCTGGGTGGGCGATGTCGGCCAGACGAGCTGGGAAGAACTCGACCGCGTGGTGAAAGGCAGCAACTGCCAGTGGTCCTACAAGGAAGGCCCTGAGCAAAGTACCTTCCGCACCGACCCGAATACGCTGGTCGATGTGGAAACTCCGCCGACCTACACCTACCCTCACGACAATACCGGCAACGCCTGCATCATCGGCGGCATGCGCTATCGCAGCACGCGCTGGCCTGCCCTGACCGGCAAGGTGCTTTTCGGCGACAACATGAGCGGCCGGGTCTGGAACATGACCGTGCCGAGTGGCGGCGGTTCGCCGGTGGTGACGGAAATGCTCACGGCCTTCGGATCCGCCAAGCAGGGGCTTGCGAATTTCTGCACCGACAGTGCCGGGGAGATCTACATGATGGACCTGGCCGGCGTGAACAACCCGGGCGGGCGCATCATGAAGCTGGCGGAGCCGGTGGTGTCCGCGGAGCCGCCGACGCTGCTTTCCCAGACGGGTGTCTTCACGAATCTCGCCACGCTCACTCCGGCGGGCGGCGTGATTCCCTATGACGTGCCGAACGCCCTGTGGTCGGATGGCGCACACAAGCGGCGCTGGATCATCGCGCCGAACGACGGGGCTTTCAATTCCACGGCCGAGGACATCGTCTTCAGTCCCAAGGGCAGCTGGACCTTCCCGGCGGGGACGGTGTTCGTGAAGCACTTCGAAGTGCCGATCGATGCCAACAATCCGAACCTGGTGAAGCGCTTGGAAACGCGCTTCCTGATCTGCACGGCGGGCGGCGGGAAATATGGCATCACCTACAAGTGGAATGCCGCCGGGACCGATGCGACGCTGATGACGACCGGTCTCGACGAGACCTACAGCTACAACACCGGGAGCGGGACGGAGCAGCGTACGTGGAGCTATCCCTCGCGCGGCAATTGCCTGGTCTGCCACAACGATGTCGCCGGCCAGGCGCTGGGCGTGCGGACGGCGACGCTGAATTCGAACATCTACTATCCGTCGACCGGACGCATCGCGAACCAGCTGGATACCTTCAACTCGCTGGGCATGTTCGATGTGACGCTGACGACTCAGCAGATCGAGGACTCCGTGGAGGCGCGCTCGCTCGACGATACGACCGCACCGCTGGAGCACCGCATCCACTCGTATATCGATACGAACTGCGCTCACTGTCACCAACCGGGCGGGCCGGGAGAGGGATTCGATGCGCGTCTGGCGACCTCGCTGGTGGAGGAGAATCTGATCAATGTCATTCCGACCCGCTACGAGGAACTCGGAGCGAACGGGCGCTACATCAAGCCGGGCAATCCGTCGCTGTCGGCGGTGTATGTCCGTGATGCCGCTGTCGGGAATGGCGACCAGATGCCGCCATTGGCGAAGAACATGGTACACGCCCAGGGTGTGTCCGCGTTGCAAACCTACATCCAGGGGCTGACCGATTCGGAATTCCAGCCGTCGATGGGCCCTGGTCCGCAGGCGCGCTACGTGAGGCTCAAGTCGATCACCGGGCGCCGCCGCTATGCCGCCGTCGCGGAGTTCTCGATCCTGGATGCGAACGGCGAGCGAATCCCGGCGAACCAGGTCACGGCGAGCTATCTTCGTGAGAACGGCTCCGGTGGATTTGAGCCGGGGCAGGTGGTCGGAGGATCGGAAGTCTCGGAAGCCACGGATGGCAATGACGGCTCCTCCACGAATTTCTGGCAGTCCCCGAGTGTCGGTGGCAACAGCGCGCCGAACCATCCGCACTACCTGGTCTTCGATCTGGGTGCCGCGCGCGAGGTCGGGGGCTACAAGTACTTCCCGCGTCTCACCTCGGAAGATGGCCGCATCTTCCAGTATCAGGTGGACTACAGCGTGGATGGCACGACGTGGACCACGTGGGATGCCGGCACCTGGCCGAACGTCGCGACCGCGCAGGAATTCAATCCTGGCTACAACAAGCGGCCCGCCCGCGTGCAAGTCGCCGGGCCTACCGCGCAGGTCATGGGGCCTTTCGACGTGACGATCGTCTTCGACATGGAAGTCGAGAATTTCGCGGCGTCGGATATCGTGGTCACGGGTGGCACGGTGCAGAAGCTGCGTGGCTCGGGTTACTACTATGTGGCTCGTATTTCACCTTCGAGCGGGGCCACCAACGTGCAGGTTTCGATTCCGGCTAATTCCGCGGATCCGATTTTCAAGACGGGCAAGGGCCGGCTTGGCAAGGGAAGCCGTGCGAGCACGCCGCTTTCACTGGCGGTGGTGCCGGATACCATCGTTCCGACCCAGCCGCCGAATCTGGCGGCGGATCCCAACATCCAGTCGGTGGCCCTGACGTGGGGCACCTCCACTGACAATGTGGGCGTCACCGGCTATCGCATCCGGCGCGGCACGCAGGTGGTGGCGACGGTGCAGGGAAACAGCTACACGGACACCGGTCTCGATCCTGCCACGGCTTACTTGTACCGGGTGGCCGCGGTGGACGATGCGGGGAATCTTTCCCCGGAAGCACAGATCAATACCACCACCGATCCGGACGTGACGTCACCGTCGGTCCCCGGTTCGCTGGCAGCCGATCCGACGGAGACGACGGTGGCCCTGACGTGGGCTGCGTCCACGGACAACGTGGCGGTGGATGAATACAGGATCATGCGGGGCGCGATCGTGCTCGCGACGGTGGAAGGGCTGTCCTACCAGGATACCGGCCTCGCTGACGGGACTGCCTACACCTACAAGGTGATCGCCATCGACACGTCGGGCAATGAATCCGCTGCGGCGACGCTTCCGGTGACGACGGACCTCGATACGGCGGCGCCGGGCGCTCCGGTGAATCTTGCAGCTCAGAAGTTCGTCACCGCGATCCATCTCACGTGGACCGCGCCCTTCGACAATGTCGGAGTGACGAGCTATCAAGTGAGCCGCGACGGACACGCGATCGCCACCATCTCGGGAACGAGCTACGATGATGACGATCTGGATCCGAATACGGCCTATTCCTATCAGGTCCGGGCCCTGGATGCGCGCGACAATATCTCAGCCGCTGCCACGGTCTCTGCCACCACCGATCCGGATACGGTCGCACCGACCACGCCTGGCGACTTGGCCGGCACGCCGGACATGAACTCGATCCAGCTCACGTGGCTGGCGTCGACGGACCCGGTGGGCTCTGGCGTCGATCGCTACCGGATCAGCCGGAATGGCAATGTCGTCGGCACGGCGACCGGGCTGAGCTTCAACGACACCGGCCTGCAAGTCGGCATCGAGTATCACTATCAGGTGGTGGCGATTGACGAGGCGAACAATGTATCGCCTCCCGCGTCGCTCACGATCGCGACGCTGTCCGATAGCGAGAATCCGACGCCTCCTGGCAATCTCACGGCGGAAGCGGACTACGCGGCGGTCAATCTGTCGTGGACCGCGGCCACGGACAACGTGGGCGTGACGGGCTACGAGATTCATCGTAGCGGGCAAGAGGCGCCGGTCGCCACGGTGACGACGCTGGGCTACAGCGTTACGGGACTTGCCAGCGGGACTGCCTATACCTTCGAGGTGCGGGCCAAGGACGCTGCAGGCCGCCTTTCCACGCCGGCGACGGTCACGAAGACGACGCTTGGGTTTACCGATTGGCTGACGGCCCATGGCCTGGCCGGGCAGACGTCCGCGGATTCCGATCACGGTGGCTTGGACAACTTCGCGGAGTTCCGCCTGGGCATGGATCCGAGCGATCCGCGCGATGATCTGACCTTCCGCCTGATGAGCACCTTGGGAGCGACGTCGATCCAGATCGTCTGTCCGGAGCTGAAGGCGGGCGGGACCTACTACCTGCAGGCGAGCAACAACCTGGTCGACATTGCGGCCGTTGGTAACCGGATCCTCACGCTGACGCCGGAGCAAATCGCGGTGATGCCGGCGGAGCAGCGGGATCACTATGTGGTCCAGGTGCCGATCACCGGAGCGAAGAAGTTCGTGGTGCTGATCTTCGAGCCGTTGCCGGAGTAA
- a CDS encoding Gfo/Idh/MocA family protein, protein MIKLGVVGLGKMGLSHFSIVNAHPDTKVTVCDATGFVVDGLVKYTKVNAYKDFDDLLEKEPLDAVMIVTPSKMHAGMVRKALEKGLHVFCEKPFCLDWKDSEELTKLAEEKGLVSQVGYHYRYVGAFQEMKRVVDSGALGEITHVLAEAYGPVVLRPKGSTWRTQRAEGGGCLYDYAAHAINLVNWYFGEPSGVSGTVLNSIFSADTDDEVYSTLLYPSGMSAHLSVNWSDESQRKMSTRITMTGTNGRMYADRQECQLYLREPVAALPEYQKGWNVRYTTDLTKEVNFYLRGEEYSAQIDDFVKAIIQKRVNTNNTFREAAATDKTIAMIIADKDRSPSNSRATPVVAATKKGWFSRK, encoded by the coding sequence ATGATCAAATTAGGAGTAGTCGGTTTGGGAAAAATGGGCCTGTCCCATTTCTCCATCGTCAATGCCCACCCGGATACCAAAGTCACCGTCTGCGATGCCACCGGCTTTGTCGTGGATGGCCTGGTGAAGTACACCAAGGTGAACGCATACAAGGACTTCGACGATCTGCTCGAAAAAGAGCCGCTCGATGCCGTGATGATCGTCACGCCCTCGAAGATGCACGCCGGCATGGTCCGCAAGGCCTTGGAAAAGGGCCTGCACGTCTTCTGCGAGAAGCCTTTCTGCCTCGATTGGAAGGACTCGGAAGAACTCACCAAGCTCGCCGAGGAAAAGGGCCTCGTGAGCCAGGTCGGCTACCACTACCGCTACGTCGGTGCCTTCCAGGAAATGAAGCGCGTTGTCGATAGCGGCGCGCTCGGCGAGATCACCCACGTCCTCGCCGAAGCCTATGGCCCCGTCGTTCTCCGCCCGAAGGGCTCCACCTGGCGCACCCAGCGTGCCGAAGGCGGCGGCTGCCTCTATGACTACGCCGCTCACGCGATCAATCTCGTGAACTGGTACTTCGGCGAGCCGTCCGGCGTTTCCGGCACCGTGCTGAATAGCATCTTCTCCGCCGACACCGACGACGAGGTTTATAGTACTCTGCTCTACCCCTCCGGCATGAGCGCCCACCTCTCCGTGAACTGGAGCGATGAATCCCAGCGCAAGATGTCCACCCGCATCACCATGACCGGCACCAATGGCCGCATGTATGCGGACCGCCAGGAGTGCCAGCTCTACCTCCGCGAGCCGGTGGCCGCACTGCCCGAATACCAGAAGGGCTGGAACGTCCGCTACACCACCGACCTCACCAAGGAAGTGAACTTCTACCTTCGCGGCGAGGAATACTCCGCGCAGATCGATGACTTCGTGAAGGCCATCATCCAGAAGCGTGTGAACACCAACAACACCTTCCGCGAAGCCGCCGCGACCGACAAGACGATCGCCATGATCATCGCCGACAAGGATCGCTCGCCTTCGAATTCGCGCGCCACTCCCGTCGTCGCCGCCACCAAAAAAGGTTGGTTCAGCCGCAAGTAA
- a CDS encoding choice-of-anchor D domain-containing protein: MFSRLPFIPSLGMACILLWMSGFAGFASGQVPNTLRHSLFAPKTLPQEFCAQGTSVALDGGLAVVGAPMFDRDEITAPDSGAVRIHEVATGLLRYEFKSPDETPFGYFGQAVAISGNRVVVGSDLPVGGAPRAGMVHIFDLTTSTPSIPWLTLTHPDPAADDFFGHSVAIQGNIVVVGVWLDDTGAENAGSAFVYDLSSPTPWLPVLQLANPTPEKDDSFGVAVGVSGTKVVVAAYGDDSIAHNAGAAYVYDLQSGTPNVPVATITLPNAAQNDGFGDALAISGTKLAIAAEGADAGATNAGKVAVYDLANLATAPLVLTSPAPQEHGYFGTSVSLSGSRLVIGEYRKDATVEDAGVCHVYDLSGGTPGTPTHTLKKVAPETADFFGNAVAVSGNIVLAGAFHDDSGDSESGASYLFDLGSATPLVPTMPLNSPVTNSADHFGTSVAISGDRVVVGAPESESGASKAGRIRLFDLGSSDPKSPVATIENPSPSADDGFGSAVAISGALVAVGTPGDDSGASNAGCVYIFNAAAPDPTEPQQSIPNPEAAAGDEFGKSVAISGNLLVVGVGSDDGDGIDSGRAYVYDLGSATPEVPLRVLTNPSPAAGDRFGSAVSIWGSRVVIGAPGDDATGADSGKAYVFDLASPTPTVPSLSLDNPTPAADDKFGSAVAISSDRVVVSSPDDDLGAANAGVVHVYLLASPATPEISLTAPTPAANDRFGNAVAISGVQVAAGAALKDSPTDSGRAYAFNLTSPTPGIPTATNGKSSPSSGDLFGSSVAIDGVIMVIGTPSDNKTSNDKGAAYIFGPAAPEIAIEHEGSGELATGGTADFGAVAMGDGGGGSTTFTILNTGITTLSITDISTFGGNAVDFAIVASNRPFNISAENDTTFTVVFTPSAAGLRATTLRIASNDADENPFLIQLTGFALSASNDTDGDGLNDVAELRMASLGFRWQQADPALVATFQSSLQAAGFHALNDIGSIRVSRPKLSQSGPGLRLSLSLEKGSGAGSYQPLPFTSQGTTVNPAGEVQFEFSDPGGPSFYKLVPKP, translated from the coding sequence ATGTTCTCGCGCCTCCCGTTCATTCCCTCTCTTGGAATGGCCTGCATCCTCTTGTGGATGTCCGGGTTCGCAGGTTTCGCGTCCGGCCAAGTGCCCAATACGCTGCGTCACTCGCTCTTCGCGCCGAAGACACTTCCCCAGGAATTCTGCGCACAAGGCACAAGCGTCGCGCTCGATGGCGGACTTGCCGTGGTAGGCGCACCGATGTTCGACCGCGATGAAATCACCGCTCCTGACTCGGGTGCCGTGCGGATTCACGAGGTAGCGACCGGCTTGCTCCGCTACGAGTTCAAGAGTCCGGACGAAACTCCCTTCGGCTACTTCGGCCAGGCGGTGGCCATCTCCGGTAACCGCGTCGTCGTAGGCTCCGACCTTCCCGTCGGCGGCGCACCACGCGCTGGCATGGTGCACATCTTCGACCTCACGACGTCGACGCCGTCGATCCCCTGGCTCACCCTGACTCATCCGGATCCGGCCGCGGACGACTTTTTCGGCCATTCGGTGGCGATCCAGGGGAATATCGTGGTGGTCGGCGTGTGGCTGGATGACACCGGCGCGGAGAATGCCGGCAGCGCCTTCGTCTACGATCTCAGTTCCCCCACCCCGTGGCTCCCCGTTCTCCAATTGGCCAATCCAACTCCGGAGAAAGACGACAGCTTCGGCGTGGCAGTCGGCGTCTCCGGCACCAAGGTGGTGGTAGCCGCCTATGGCGATGACTCCATCGCTCACAATGCTGGCGCCGCCTACGTCTACGACCTTCAGTCCGGCACGCCCAATGTGCCGGTGGCGACGATCACCCTGCCCAATGCGGCGCAAAACGACGGCTTTGGAGATGCCCTCGCCATCTCCGGCACCAAGCTCGCCATCGCTGCCGAAGGCGCCGACGCCGGAGCCACCAATGCCGGCAAGGTCGCCGTCTATGATCTGGCCAATCTCGCCACCGCGCCGCTCGTCCTGACGAGTCCCGCCCCGCAGGAGCACGGCTACTTCGGCACCTCGGTCTCGCTCAGCGGAAGCCGCCTGGTCATCGGCGAGTATCGCAAGGACGCCACCGTGGAAGACGCCGGCGTCTGCCATGTCTATGATCTATCCGGCGGCACGCCCGGCACACCCACCCACACCTTGAAAAAGGTCGCGCCCGAGACGGCCGACTTCTTCGGCAATGCCGTGGCGGTCTCCGGCAATATCGTGCTGGCCGGTGCATTCCACGATGATTCCGGCGACAGCGAATCAGGCGCCAGTTATCTCTTCGACCTGGGATCGGCGACGCCGCTGGTTCCCACCATGCCCCTGAATAGCCCGGTCACCAATTCCGCCGATCACTTCGGCACCTCGGTGGCCATCTCGGGTGACCGCGTCGTCGTCGGCGCACCGGAAAGCGAATCCGGCGCTTCCAAGGCCGGCCGCATCCGCTTGTTCGACCTCGGCTCCTCCGATCCGAAATCACCGGTCGCCACCATCGAGAATCCTTCGCCATCCGCAGACGATGGCTTCGGTAGCGCCGTCGCGATCTCCGGTGCCTTGGTCGCCGTGGGCACCCCCGGGGACGATTCCGGTGCCTCCAACGCGGGCTGCGTCTACATCTTCAATGCCGCGGCACCCGACCCCACCGAGCCACAGCAGTCCATTCCGAATCCCGAGGCGGCAGCCGGTGACGAATTCGGCAAGTCAGTGGCCATCTCGGGCAACCTGCTCGTCGTCGGCGTCGGCTCCGACGATGGCGACGGGATCGATTCCGGCCGCGCCTATGTCTACGATCTCGGCAGTGCCACCCCGGAGGTTCCCCTCCGCGTTCTAACAAATCCGAGCCCGGCGGCCGGCGATCGTTTCGGCAGTGCCGTCTCCATCTGGGGCAGTCGCGTGGTGATCGGCGCTCCCGGCGACGACGCGACCGGTGCCGATAGCGGCAAGGCCTACGTCTTCGATCTTGCCAGCCCCACGCCCACCGTCCCCTCGCTATCGCTCGATAACCCGACCCCCGCGGCAGACGACAAGTTCGGAAGCGCCGTCGCCATCTCCAGCGATCGCGTCGTGGTCAGCTCGCCGGATGATGATCTCGGCGCCGCCAATGCCGGCGTGGTCCACGTCTATCTCCTCGCTTCACCCGCGACTCCGGAAATCTCACTCACCGCTCCGACCCCGGCGGCCAATGACCGCTTTGGCAACGCCGTCGCCATCTCGGGAGTTCAGGTCGCAGCCGGAGCTGCCCTGAAGGACAGCCCCACCGACTCCGGTCGCGCCTATGCCTTCAATCTCACTTCTCCCACACCCGGCATTCCCACTGCCACCAATGGCAAGAGCAGCCCTTCCTCAGGCGACTTGTTCGGCTCTTCGGTCGCGATCGATGGCGTGATCATGGTGATCGGCACTCCCTCCGATAACAAGACCTCGAACGACAAGGGCGCGGCTTACATCTTCGGTCCCGCAGCACCGGAAATCGCGATCGAACATGAAGGCAGCGGCGAGCTTGCCACCGGCGGCACGGCGGACTTCGGCGCGGTCGCCATGGGAGACGGCGGCGGTGGCAGCACCACTTTCACGATCCTCAATACCGGTATCACCACCCTCTCGATCACGGACATCTCCACCTTCGGCGGCAATGCCGTCGACTTCGCGATCGTCGCGTCTAACAGGCCCTTCAACATCTCCGCCGAGAACGATACCACCTTCACCGTGGTCTTCACTCCTTCGGCCGCGGGGCTTCGCGCCACCACCCTGCGGATCGCCAGCAACGACGCCGACGAAAACCCCTTTTTGATTCAGCTCACCGGCTTCGCCCTCTCCGCCAGCAACGACACCGACGGGGATGGATTGAATGACGTCGCCGAGCTGCGCATGGCATCGCTCGGCTTCCGCTGGCAACAGGCCGATCCCGCCCTCGTGGCCACCTTCCAATCCAGCCTCCAGGCCGCCGGCTTCCATGCACTGAATGACATCGGCTCGATCCGCGTCTCTCGCCCGAAGCTCTCGCAGTCGGGGCCCGGACTGCGGCTCTCGCTTTCGCTGGAGAAAGGCTCCGGTGCGGGCAGCTATCAGCCGCTCCCGTTCACCTCCCAGGGCACCACCGTCAATCCAGCCGGCGAAGTCCAGTTTGAGTTCAGCGACCCCGGCGGCCCCTCGTTTTATAAATTGGTACCCAAGCCGTGA